One Setaria italica strain Yugu1 chromosome I, Setaria_italica_v2.0, whole genome shotgun sequence DNA window includes the following coding sequences:
- the LOC101766000 gene encoding universal stress protein PHOS34: protein MATGNLASVVVAVDGSEESMNALRWALDNLRLRPDGELVVLHVQPPPNIAAGLNPAPIPFGGPSGLEVPAFTQAIEAHQRRITQAILEHALKICSAKNVEVKTEVIVGDPKEKICEATANRNADLLVMGCRAIGPLQRMFLGSVSNYCINHVGCPVVVIKGT, encoded by the exons ATGGCGACCGGCAACCTGGCgagcgtggtggtggcggtggacggCAGCGAGGAGAGCATGAACGCGCTGCGGTGGGCGCTCGAcaacctccgcctccgccccgacGGTGAGCTCGTCGTGCTCCATGTCCAGCCGCCGCCCAACATCGCCGCGGGGCTCAACCCGGCGCCCATCCCCTTCGGCGGGCCCA GCGGGCTGGAGGTGCCGGCGTTCACGCAGGCCATCGAGGCGCACCAGCGGCGTATCACGCAGGCGATCCTGGAGCACGCCCTCAAGATTTGCTCCGCCAAAAAT GTCGAGGTCAAGACGGAGGTGATCGTGGGTGATCCCAAGGAGAAGATCTGCGAGGCGACGGCCAACCGCAATGCCGATCTGCTAGTCATGGGGTGCCGTGCCATTGGGCCGCTTCAGAG GATGTTCTTGGGCAGTGTTAGCAACTACTGCATCAATCATGTGGGTTGCCCTGTTGTTGTGATCAAGGGGACCTAA
- the LOC101766409 gene encoding MADS-box transcription factor 22, producing the protein MARERREIKRIESAAARQVTFSKRRRGLFKKAEELSVLCDADVALIVFSSTGKLSQFASSSMNEIIDKYNTHSKNLGKAEQPSLDLNLEHSKYANLNEQLTEASLRLRQMRGEELEGLSVDELQQLEKNLEAGLHRVLQTKDQQFLEQISELQRKSSQLAEENMQLRNQVSQIPPAGKQAVAETENVIAEDGQSSESVMTALHSGSSQDNDDGSDVSLKLGLPCVAWK; encoded by the exons ATGgcgagggagcggcgggagATAAAGAGGAtagagagcgcggcggcgcggcaggtcACGttctccaagcgccgccgcggcctcttCAAGAAGGCCGAGGAACTCTCCGTGCTCTGCGATGCGGACGTCGCGCTCATCGTCTTCTCCTCCACGGGGAAGCTCTCCCAGTTCGCTAGCTCCAG TATGAATGAGATCATTGACAAGTACAACACACATTCCAAAAATCTGGGGAAAGCAGAACAGCCTTCACTTGACTTGAAC ttGGAACATAGCAAATATGCAAATTTGAATGAGCAACTTACGGAAGCAAGCCTCCGACTCAG GCAGATGAGAGGTGAGGAGCTTGAGGGATTGAGTGTTGATGAACTACAGCAGTTGGAGAAGAACCTGGAAGCTGGTCTGCATAGGGTGCTTCAAACAAAG GATCAACAATTCTTGGAACAGATCAGCGAGCTCCAACGGAAG AGTTCACAGCTGGCAGAGGAGAATATGCAATTGAGGAATCAA GTATCACAGATACCCCCAGCTGGCAAGCAAGCGGTTGCTGAAACTGAAAATGTTATTGCTGAAGACGGGCAATCCTCTGAATCAGTGATGACTGCACTGCACTCTGGAAGTTCACAGGATAATGATGATGGTTCGGATGTATCCCTGAAATTAGG GTTGCCTTGTGTTGCATGGAAATAA
- the LOC101766828 gene encoding peptidyl-prolyl cis-trans isomerase CYP40 produces the protein MDDGGEGPAAAAEAAVVEELAVRNPRCYLDVSIGGELEGRIVVELYASVVPRTAENFRALCTGEKGVGADNGVTLHYKGSCFHRIVKGFMVQGGDITAGDGTGGQSIYGLNFEDENFVLKHERKGMLSMANAGPDTNGSQFFITTTRTPHLDGKHVVFGRAIKGMGVVRAMEHIFVDEADRPTDDIVIVDSGELPEGADDGVVNFFKDGDMYPDWPIDLDEKPAEVSWWIDAVESAKAFGNESFKKQDYKTALRKYRKAMRYLDLCWEKEDIDEESSTALRKTKSIIFTNSSACKLKLGDLEGALLDADFALREREDNAKAFFRQGQVRVALNHIDAAVESFKQALELEPNDGGIKRELAAAKKKISDRRDQERKAFSRLFQPSGGLEKSEKENS, from the exons ATGGatgacggcggcgagggccccgctgctgctgctgaggcgGCAGTGGTGGAGGAGTTGGCGGTGAGGAACCCTAGGTGTTACCTCGACGTCAGCATCGGCGGGGAGCTGGAGGGGCGGATCGTGGTGGAGCTCTACGCCTCCGTGGTGCCGCGCACGGCGGAGAACTTCCGCGCCCTCTGCACCGGCGAGAAGGGCGTCGGCGCCGACAACGGCGTGACCCTCCACTACAAG GGCTCATGTTTTCATCGCATAGTCAAGGGTTTTATGGTGCAAGGTGGAGATATAACTGCTGGTGATGGAACTGGGGGACAGTCAATATATGGATTGAATTTTGAGGATGAGAATTTTGTCTTGAAGCATGAGAGGAAAGGGATGTTATCAATGGCAAATGCTGGACCTGACACAAATGGATCTCAGTTTTTCATCACTACCACCCGAACACCTCACCTTGATGGAAAACATGTTGTTTTTGGAAGGGCTATAAAAGGAATGGGGGTAGTTCGTGCAATGGAGCATAtttttgttgatgaagctgaccGCCCGACTGATGATATTGTTATTGTTGACTCTGGAGAGCTACCAGAAGGTGCCGATGACGGAGTTGTCAACTTTTTCAAGGATGGTGACATGTATCctgattggccgattgatctCGATGAAAAGCCTGCAGAAGTTTCTTGGTGGATTGATGCTGTGGAGTCTGCAAAGGCTTTTGGAAATGAAAGTTTCAag AAACAGGATTACAAGACAGCCCTCAGAAAATACAGAAAAGCCATGCGGTACTTAGATCTTTGCTGGGAGAAAGAAGATATTGATGAAG AGAGCAGCACAGCGCTGCGAAAAACAAAGTCAATTATATTCACAAATAGCTCT GCTTGCAAATTGAAGTTAGGAGATTTGGAGGGTGCTTTGTTAGATGCAGATTTTGCACTGCGTGAAAGGGAGGACAATGCAAAAGCTTTTTTCCGACAAGGACAG GTACGCGTGGCGCTCAACCATATCGATGCTGCAGTGGAGAGCTTCAAGCAAGCACTGGAATTAGAGCCAAATGATG GAGGAATTAAGCGAGAACTTGCCGCTGCAAAGAAGAAG ATTTCTGACAGACGAGATCAGGAGAGGAAGGCGTTTTCGAGGTTGTTCCAACCTTCAGGAGGATTAGAGAAGAGTGAGAAA GAGAATAGTTGA
- the LOC101767240 gene encoding armadillo repeat-containing protein 6, with product MAIAISQEAFDAMVRENMEDLGMDADEALADAVEALTLQGADLSGIIKRVPGEAAAAEVSPMVRVLDELKASHSASGGLGQDLDGLVSLIDELRGLCCSGDGTENAAIAVRNGGVEALVALCASARVAQERLLGSALKALSSLLRDIGSTEKFRQSEGPKIVMDILKGGSESSDLLDAGFSVVAAGSAGNEVVKESFMDLKVDELILHVMREKSKTNVQSLYDAIRVLLTPDDNRVVASQVYGYSRRFAEIGIAEVLVSALREQVAPSSLPSACAALKSIAVNDEICRSISENGGTDVLLQCIDEAGEQKNKVIAKSCCSLLSKLAASDANKSVIIQRGGFDRSLKLASRFSEDPSILQEVMSMVTVLTLRSPENAARAMEIGYGTLAIQAMQRFPSSGQTQKQACLMIRNLVVRNPENRTILLNDGAEKLIRKAKVMHGSCKDAASSALRDLGLDNYNA from the exons ATGGCGATCGCGATCTCGCAGGAGGCCTTCGACGCCATGGTCCGGGAGAACATGGAGGACCTCGGCAtggacgccgacgaggccctcgccgacgccgtcgaagCCCTCACTCTCCAGGGCGCTGATCTGTCCG GGATCATCAAGCGCGTGCCCGgagaggccgccgcggcggaggtgaGCCCGATGGTGCGGGTGCTGGACGAATTGAAGGCTTCTCACAGTGCCAGTGGCGGGTTGGGGCAGGATCTGGACGGCTTGGTCTCTCTAATCGATGAGTTGCGCGGCCTGTGCTGCTCCGGAGATGGGACGGAGAATGCAGCGATCGCGGTGCGGAATGGCGGCGTGGAGGCGCTCGTCGCCCTGTGCGCGTCGGCTCGAGTTGCGCAGGAGAGACTGCTTGGGTCGGCCTTAAAGGCGTTGAGCTCCCTGCTCAGGG ACATTGGAAGCACCGAGAAGTTCAGACAAAGCGAGGGGCCCAAAATTGTCATGGATATCTTGAAAGGTGGCTCAGAAAGTTCAGATTTACTGGATGCTGGATTTAGTGTTGTGGCAGCAGGTTCTGCTGGCAATGAAGTTGTGAAAGAATCCTTTATGGACTTGAAGGTTGATGAACTCATTCTACATGTTATGAGGgagaaatcaaaaactaatgtGCAAAGCTTGTATGATGCCATACGTGTTCTGTTGACGCCTGATGACAACCGAGTGGTGGCTTCTCAA GTATATGGATACTCCCGGAGGTTTGCAGAAATTGGGATTGCAGAAGTTCTTGTCAGTGCACTTCGTGAACAAGTTGCTCCTTCCAGCTTGCCATCTGCTTGTGCTGCTTTAAAGTCGATCGCTGTCAAT GATGAAATATGCCGTTCGATATCTGAAAATGGGGGAACTGATGTGCTGCTTCAATGCATCGATGAGGCTGGTGAACAGAAGAACAAAGTTATTGCAAAATCTTGTTGTTCTTTGTTGTCTAAG TTGGCTGCGAGCGATGCAAACAAGTCTGTTATCATCCAGCGAGGTGGTTTTGATAGGTCCTtaaagttggcatccagattTTCAGAAGATCCTTCTATACTACAGGAG GTGATGTCTATGGTGACGGTTCTTACATTGAGGTCACCAGAAAATGCAGCGCGTGCAATGGAAATAGGCTATGGAACTCTGGCGATCCAGGCAATGCAACGGTTCCCCTCCTCCGGCCAGACTCAGAAGCAAGCTTGCCTTATGATTCGCAATCTTGTTGTCCGAAACCCTGAGAACAG GACCATCCTACTTAATGATGGTGCAGAGAAGCTTATTAGAAAGGCCAAGGTGATGCATGGAAGCTGCAAAGATGCTGCCTCGTCAGCATTGAGGGACCTGGGCTTGGACAATTACAACGCATAG
- the LOC101767636 gene encoding uncharacterized protein LOC101767636: MELITPPPQEFLVGSSAAGPYTPKSAIMNPFAAASGDDSAAGNPFLATAVTAPPSPNPFDHLPPGASDADPFDLFQHFTSAPASPARAAAIYAQFDSVDDGGAGGKFDGDAAFQPRVSYSTVASTVPFGWEEKPGKPKPEFAVAAAATVEGAEVDDADFDFGVLLDKAAQALELTTADELFDEGKIRPLKPPPRLLEGGSVGSSPRSARSVMWSPRLRRSVVRPGGDDFDPFAAALAKAANAPSPLGAGSKDDSTGVEPATSPENPADSATTATSTTPPTTSNGRRKKWRLSDLLLFRRVAGKGRAAGNISRDPVFKYPPVQQLGTPAKTASAGPAAAEGDVSSGRHRKQSKKSAPEGGMPMPHRQSMMGCVRLHPGLHRLAKGFHGHSVHLGGRGTARSAMKG; the protein is encoded by the coding sequence ATGGAGCTCATCACACCTCCGCCGCAAGAATTCCTGGTCGGCAGCTCAGCCGCCGGCCCCTACACCCCAAAGTCCGCGATCATGAAcccgttcgccgccgcctccggcgacgACTCGGCGGCGGGCAACCCGTTCCTGGCCACGGCGGTGACTGCGCCCCCGTCGCCCAACCCGTTCGACCACCTCCCTCCCGGCGCCTCCGACGCCGACCCCTTCGACCtcttccagcacttcaccaGCGCCCCCGCCAGCCCGGCGCGGGCCGCCGCCATATACGCGCAGTTCGACAGCGTCGacgatggcggcgccggcggcaagttcgacggcgacgccgcgttCCAGCCCCGCGTGTCCTACTCCACGGTCGCCTCCACCGTGCCGTTCGGCTGGGAGGAGAAGCCGGGGAAGCCGAAGCCCGAGttcgccgtcgcggccgccgcgacggtGGAGGGAGCCGAGGTGGACGACGCGGACTTCGACTtcggcgtcctcctcgacaAGGCCGCGCAGGCGCTGGAGCTGACGACGGCCGACGAGCTCTTCGACGAGGGCAAGATACGCCCTctgaagccgccgccgcgcttgcTCGAAGGCGGCAGCGTCGGATCGTCGCCGCGATCGGCGAGGTCCGTGATGTGGTCTCCCCGGCTGCGGAGGAGCGTTGTCCGGCCCGGTGGAGACGACTTCGACCCGTTCGCCGCCGCTCTGGCGAAGGCAGCCAATGCCCCCTCCCCTCTTGGCGCCGGCAGCAAAGACGACTCGACCGGCGTCGAGCCAGCCACCTCACCCGAGAACCCGGCAGACTCCGCCACGACGGCGACCTCCACTACTCCCCCGACCACGAGCAATGGCCGGAGGAAGAAGTGGCGGCTCAGCGACCTGCTCCTTTTCCGGAGGGTTGCAGGCAAGGGTCGCGCCGCCGGCAACATTAGCAGGGACCCGGTGTTCAAATACCCGCCGGTGCAACAGCTCGGCACGCCGGCGAAGACGGCGAGCGCAGGGCCAGCCGCCGCCGAAGGCGACGTGTCATCGGGCAGGCACAGGAAGCAGAGCAAGAAGTCGGCGCCGGAGGGCGGCATGCCGATGCCGCACCGGCAGAGCATGATGGGGTGCGTCCGGCTGCACCCCGGCCTGCACCGGCTGGCCAAAGGGTTCCACGGCCACTCGGTGcacctcggcggccgcggcaccgCCAGGTCGGCCATGAAAGGGTAA
- the LOC101768037 gene encoding presequence protease 1, chloroplastic/mitochondrial, with protein sequence MERVALLRTSGRRLLHRCRGGRPAVVPAAASSSLARRTLPSSFPSRGYSALPGGGARFLAAAAPLHCSGRYWPAATPRLARRLSAPAVSTSPSPVPYDTDDVHEYAAKLGFEKVSEQIIDECKSTAVLYKHKKTGAEVMSVANDDENKVFGIVFRTPPKNSTGIPHILEHSVLCGSKKYPLKEPFVELLKGSLHTFLNAFTYPDRTCYPVASTNTKDFYNLVDVYLDAVFFPKCVEDFQTFQQEGWHYELDNPEEEITYKGVVFNEMKGVYSQPDNIMGRVSQQALSPENTYGVDSGGDPNEIPKLTFEEFKEFHSKYYHPSNARIWFYGDDDPKERLRVLSEYLDQFEASPAPNESKVWPQRLFKEPVRVIEKYPAGQEGDLTKKYMVCTNWLLSEEPLDVETELALGFLDHLLLGTPASPLRRILLESGLGDAIVGGGVEDELLQPQFSIGLKGVSEDNIQKVEELVMQTLKNLAEEGFASEAVEASMNTIEFALRENNTGSFPRGLSLMLRSIAKWIYDMDPFEPLKYEQPLQQLKARIAEEGSKAVFSPLIEKFILNNTHRVTVEMQPDPEKASRDEAAEKEILKQVKASMTQEDLAELARATKELKEKQETPDPPEALKAVPCLSLQDIPKKPIHVPIEVGEINGVKVLQHDLFTNDVIYSEVVFDMGSMKKEHLQLLPLFCQSLLEMGTKDMDFVQLNQLIGRKTGGISVYPFTSPVRGKEDPLTRIIVRGKAMATRVEDLFNLMYTILQDVQFTEQQRFKQFVSQSKARMENRLRGSGHGIAAARMDAKLNAAGWISEQMGGVSYLEYLRDLETKIDQDWDSISSSLEEMRKSIFSKNGCLINLTSDGKNLEKSSQHIAKFLDSLPSSPSLGSDPWLSRLPYVNEAIVVPTQVNYVGKAGNLYQSGYQLNGSAYVISKHISNTWLWDRVRVSGGAYGGFCDFDTHSGVFSYLSYRDPNLLKTLEVYDETAKFLRELEMDDDALAKAIIGTIGDVDAYQLPDAKGYSSLVRYLLGITDEERQQRREEILSTNLKDFREFADAVESIKDNGVVVAVASPNDVEAANKEKQVFPEVKKCL encoded by the exons ATGGAGCGGGTGGCGCTGCTCCGCACCTCAGGCCGCCGCCTCCTACACCGCTGCCGCGGGGGTAGGCCTGCCGTCGTCCCCGCAgccgcctcctcgtccttgGCGCGCCGGACGTTGCCGTCCTCATTCCCGTCGCGCGGCTACTCCGcgctgcccggcggcggcgcgcgattcctggccgcggccgcgccgctgcACTGCTCCGGGCGGTACTGGCCGGCCGCCACGCCACGGCTGGCGCGGAGGCTGTCCGCGCCCGCCGTCTCTACATCGCCCTCCCCTGTGCCCTATG ATACAGATGATGTGCATGAGTATGCTGCAAAGCTCGGATTTGAAAAGGTCTCTGAACAGATTATAGATGAGTGCAAGTCAACTGCTGTTCTTTACAAGCACAAGAAGACGGGTGCTGAAGTGATGTCTGTGGCAAACGACGATGAGAATAAAGTGTTTGGCATTGTTTTCCGGACCCCTCC GAAAAACTCGACTGGTATACCCCACATCCTTGAACATAGTGTTCTCTGTGGATCAAAAAAATACCCTTTGAAAGAACCATTTGTTGAGCTCCTAAAAGGAAGCTTGCATACATTCCTGAATGCATTCACATATCCGGATCGGACATGTTATCCAGTTGCATCAACAAACACTAAG GATTTCTACAACCTGGTAGATGTATACCTTGATGCTGTCTTTTTCCCTAAATGTGTGGAGGACTTCCAAACATTTCAACAAGAAGGTTGGCACTATGAGCTTGACAACCCTGAAGAAGAGATAACGTACAAAG GTGTTGTCTTCAATGAGATGAAAGGAGTTTACTCTCAACCCGATAACATAATGGGACGTGTATCCCAGCAG GCACTTTCCCCCGAGAACACATATGGTGTTGATAGTGGCGGGGACCCAAATGAAATCCCAAAGCTTACTTTTGAAGAATTCAAG GAGTTCCACAGTAAGTATTATCATCCAAGCAATGCGAGGATCTGGTTCTACGGTGATGATGACCCAAAAGAGCGGCTGCGTGTTCTAAGTG AATACCTTGACCAGTTTGAAGCCAGCCCTGCTCCTAATGAATCGAAGGTTTGGCCACAGAGGCTATTCAAAGAACCAGTGAGAGTCATAGAGAAGTACCCTGCTGGTCAAGAAGGTGATTTAACAAAGAAATATATGGTGTGCACTAATTGGCTGTTGTCGGAGGAACCACTAGATGTAGAAACTGAGCTCGCACTTGGTTTCCTGGATCATCTATTGCTGGGGACTCCTGCTTCACCACTTAGACGGATTCTTCTTGAGAGTGGTTTAGGAGATGCTATTGTGGGGGGTGGTGTTGAGGATGAGCTCCTTCAACCACAATTTAGTATAGGCCTGAAAGGTGTATCAGAGGATAACATTCAAAAAGTTGAAGAGTTGGTTATGCAGACTTTGAAGAATTTGGCAGAAGAAGGTTTTGCATCAGAAGCAGTGGAGGCTTCCATGAACACAATCGAATTTGCTCTTAGGGAGAACAACACAGGATCATTCCCTCGAGGCTTATCACTGATGCTTCGTTCGATT GCCAAATGGATATATGATATGGACCCTTTTGAGCCTTTGAAATATGAACAGCCATTGCAGCAATTGAAAGCGCGCATTGCAGAGGAGGGATCAAAAGCTGTGTTCTCACCACTCATTGAAAAATTTATTTTGAATAATACACATCGTGTCACAGTTGAAATGCAG CCTGATCCAGAGAAAGCATCACGTGATGAAGCAGCTGAGAAAGAAATTCTAAAACAAGTGAAAGCTAGCATGACTCAGGAGGATCTTGCAGAGTTGGCACGCGCTACAAAGGAGCTAAAGGAAAAACAAGAAACACCTGATCCTCCAGAGGCTCTCAAGGCTGTCCCTTGTTTATCATTGCAAGATATCCCCAAAAAGCCTATTCATGTACCAATAGAG GTTGGAGAGATAAACGGTGTCAAGGTTTTGCAACACGATCTCTTCACCAATGACGTTATCTACTCTGAAGTTGTATTTGACATGGGTTCGATGAAGAAAGAGCATCTACAGTTGTTACCATTGTTCTG CCAATCCTTACTGGAGATGGGAACAAAAGACATGGACTTCGTGCAACTCAATCAATTAATTGGAAGAAAAACTGGAGGCATATCAGTTTATCCATTCACATCACCAGTTAGGGGTAAAGAAGATCCTCTTACTCGCATCATCGTTCGGGGAAAGGCAATGGCAACACGAGTAGAAGACTTGTTTAATCTG ATGTATACCATTCTTCAAGATGTTCAGTTCACAGAACAACAGAGGTTCAAGCAGTTTGTTTCTCAAAGTAAAGCAAGAATGGAG AATCGCTTGAGGGGCAGTGGCCATGGCATAGCAGCTGCTAGAATGGACGCTAAGTTAAATGCAGCTGGATGGATTTCTGAACAAATGGGTGGTGTTAG TTATCTCGAGTATCTGCGGGACCTGGAAACTAAGATTGATCAAGATTGGGACAGCATATCATCTTCACTTGAGGAGATGAGAAAGTCTATTTTTTCCAAGAATGGCTGCTTGATCAACCTAACAAGTGATGGGAAAAATCTTGAAAAATCAAGCCAACATATTGCTAAATTTCTTGATTCACTCCCAAGTAGCCCATCCCTTGGAAGTGATCCATGGCTTTCTCGACTACCATATGTTAACGAAGCCATTGTTGTCCCAACTCAG GTAAATTATGTTGGCAAAGCTGGAAACCTTTACCAAAGTGGATACCAGCTCAATGGAAGTGCCTATGTCATCTCGAAGCACATAAGCAATACATGGTTATGGGACCGTGTTCGAGTTAGTGGTGGTGCATATGGAGGCTTTTGTGATTTTGACACCCATTCAG GAGTGTTCTCCTATTTGTCATATCGTGACCCAAACTTACTGAAAACACTAGAAGTCTATGATGAGACAGCAAAATTCCTTAGAGAGCTAGAAATGGATGATGATGCGCTCGCAAAAGCTATTATTGGAACCATTGGCGATGTTGACGCCTACCAGCTACCGGATGCTAAAGGTTACAGCAG TCTAGTGCGATATTTACTGGGCATCACGGACGAGGAACGTCAACAAAGACGTGAAGAGATACTATCAACAAA CCTGAAGGATTTCAGGGAGTTTGCTGATGCAGTCGAAAGCATCAAAGACAACGGGGTTGTGGTTGCTGTTGCATCACCTAATGATGTGGAAGCTGCAAACAAGGAGAAGCAGGTATTCCCAGAAGTAAAGAAGTGCCTGTGA
- the LOC101768438 gene encoding uncharacterized protein LOC101768438 encodes MSGGGGRRGWSPFDAIRSFPSTPESLMSQIDAAIASTEYAYACALLDPAPAPASASSQPQPQPTPEEGQGEGGAASPPACYDARVADEAYRAACAALGAGRPDAAVRSLRVALASCPPEKTAAVAKVRSMLAIASAQLHKQQHQAQQSRK; translated from the coding sequence atgtcaggcggcggcgggcggcgagggtggAGCCCGTTCGACGCGATCCGCAGCTTCCCGTCGACGCCTGAGTCGCTCATGTCGCAGATCGACGCGGCCATCGCCTCCACCGAGTACGCCTACGCCTGCGCCCTCCTcgaccccgcccccgcccccgcctccgcctcctcgcagccgcagccgcagcccacGCCCGAGGAGGGTCAGGGTGAGGGGGGCGCGGCCTCGCCTCCGGCCTGCTACGACGCGAGGGTCGCGGACGAGGCGTACCgcgcggcgtgcgcggcgctgggggcggggcggccggacgccgccgtgCGGTCGCTGCGGGTGGCGCTGGCGAGCTGCCCGCCGGAGAAGACCGCGGCCGTCGCCAAGGTGCGGTCCATGCTGGCCATCGCGTCCGCCCAGCTGCACAAGCAGCAGCACCAGGCGCAGCAGAGCAGGAAGTGA